One segment of Ipomoea triloba cultivar NCNSP0323 chromosome 12, ASM357664v1 DNA contains the following:
- the LOC115999315 gene encoding acetyl-coenzyme A carboxylase carboxyl transferase subunit alpha, chloroplastic-like, with the protein MASTFHPPPAFAGSFATKASASDLLRSSRSGVCGVPLKALGRARLGSKKREFAVSAKLRKGRKHNNPWAQDLDPNVKGGVLRHVSSFKPLKEKPKPVILDFEKPLIGLQKKIIDVQKMANETGLDFSDQIISLENKYQQALKDLYKHLTPIQRVNIARHPNRPTFLDHVFNITDVFVELHGDRAGYDDPAIVTGLGKISGQSFMFIGHQKGRNTKENIQRNFGMPTPHGYRKALRMMYYADHHGFPIVTFIDTPGAYADLKSEELGQGEAIAHNLRSMFGLKVPVICIVIGEGGSGGALAIGCGNKLLMLENSVFYVARYLNLHPLNY; encoded by the exons GCATTTGCTGGAAGTTTCGCTACTAAAGCTTCAGCTTCAGACCTCCTCCGTAGCTCAAGAAGTGGTGTTTGTGGTGTGCCATTGAAAGCCCTGGGAAGGGCTAGATTGGGCTCCAAGAAGCGAGAGTTTGCAGTTTCTGCAAAGCTTAGGAAAGGTAGAAAGCACAATAATCCATGGGCACAGGATCTTGATCCAAATGTTAAGGGAGGGGTACTTCGTCATGTGTCTTCTTTTAAGCCTTTGAAAGAGAAGCCAAAGCCTGTCATATTGGACTTTGAGAAACCTCTTATTGGTCTACAGAAGAAGATTATTGAT GTTCAAAAAATGGCAAACGAAACTGGGCTTGACTTCAGTGATCAAATTATTTCTCTGGAAAACAAGTATCAGCAG GCTCTTAAGGATCTTTACAAGCATCTCACACCTATACAACGGGTCAATATTGCAAGGCATCCTAACAGGCCAACTTTTCTTGATCATGTGTTCAATATCACTGATGTG TTTGTGGAGCTCCATGGTGATCGAGCTGGATATGATGACCCAGCTATTGTTACTGGTCTTGGCAAGATCAGTGGCCAAAGTTTTATGTTCATAGGTCATCAAAAGGGCCGAAACACAAAGGAGAACATACAGCGGAACTTTGGGATGCCAACACCTCATGG TTATCGGAAGGCTCTACGGATGATGTACTATGCAGATCATCATGGATTTCCCATTGTTACTTTTATTGACACTCCAGGGGCATATGCAGACCTCAAGTCAGAGGAACTTGGCCAA GGGGAAGCAATAGCTCATAACCTGAGGTCAATGTTTGGTTTGAAAGTGCCAGTTATCTGTATTGTTATAGGAGAAGGTGGATCTGGAGGTGCTCTGGCTATTGGCTGTGGCAATAAATTGTTAATGCTTGAAAATTCAGTCTTCTATGTTGCCAGGTACTTGAATTTGCACCCTTTAAACTATTGA